The following proteins come from a genomic window of Campylobacter concisus:
- the nuoL gene encoding NADH-quinone oxidoreductase subunit L translates to MILFCISLFFPLLSFIVAGIFSHSSKNLFIGLFCSLLMIVSATASLMLTASLSVDEPLNLTLKEFINLGSLDLSFSFYLDAISLVMLSTVGVVASIVHIYSIGYMRDDASFNRFFSYLGLFVFCMNVLVSSDNLIGLFIGWESVGLCSWLLIGFWYKRPSANVAANEAFVMNRVADLAMLVGIFYIFYSFGSLKFSEVFNARSDLSGLNLGIIATLLFIGAMGKSAQFPFHTWLANAMEGPTPVSALIHAATMVTAGVYLAIRANFIFANVPEVSHFIACLGAFVAIFAASIALVHNDLKKIVAYSTLSQLGYMFVAAGLGAYKIALFHLVTHAFFKSLLFLCAGNVMHAMNDELNIKKMGGLYKFMKPTALLSIIASCALAGFYPFAGFFSKDKILEVAFSENQILWAVLLFGAVLTAFYSFRLVMLVFFAKPKSDTHAHEAKNYMLVGMSVLGVPSVISGFFWSNFSEFLSNSLGDFKLNLSHSSEIFLLVLTLTLVLASAGFAVFAYKKEIFKESICESKIYKILQNAYFIPKFYEKFFINGYAFISKICKKFDEMIVDKSVDFVAFVVTKFAYLANKMQSGDLSVMLRFMVAGFALLLSFIFLLNGAK, encoded by the coding sequence ATTTATCGGTCTTTTTTGCTCGCTTCTCATGATCGTTAGCGCCACAGCTTCGCTTATGCTAACGGCTAGCCTTAGCGTAGATGAGCCACTAAATTTAACCCTAAAAGAGTTTATAAACTTAGGCTCGCTTGATCTTAGTTTTAGCTTCTACCTTGATGCGATCAGCCTTGTGATGCTTAGCACCGTGGGCGTGGTCGCTAGCATCGTGCATATCTACTCCATTGGCTACATGAGAGATGACGCGAGTTTTAACCGCTTTTTTAGCTACTTGGGGCTCTTTGTCTTTTGCATGAACGTCCTTGTTTCAAGTGATAACTTAATAGGGCTCTTTATCGGCTGGGAGAGCGTTGGACTTTGCTCGTGGCTACTCATTGGCTTTTGGTATAAAAGACCTAGCGCAAACGTCGCTGCAAACGAAGCCTTTGTGATGAACAGAGTGGCTGATTTGGCCATGCTTGTTGGCATTTTTTATATATTTTATAGCTTTGGCTCACTTAAATTTAGCGAGGTTTTTAATGCTAGAAGCGACCTTTCTGGGCTAAATTTAGGCATCATCGCCACACTTCTTTTTATAGGCGCCATGGGTAAAAGTGCGCAGTTTCCATTTCACACTTGGCTTGCAAACGCCATGGAGGGCCCAACGCCGGTTTCTGCACTCATCCACGCTGCGACCATGGTAACAGCTGGCGTCTATCTAGCCATACGCGCAAATTTCATCTTTGCAAATGTGCCTGAAGTATCGCACTTTATAGCCTGCCTTGGCGCATTTGTAGCGATATTTGCCGCAAGTATCGCGCTAGTGCATAACGACCTTAAAAAGATAGTCGCTTACTCGACGCTTTCGCAGCTTGGATATATGTTTGTAGCCGCTGGTCTTGGCGCTTACAAGATCGCACTTTTTCACCTTGTCACGCACGCATTTTTCAAGTCACTTCTCTTTTTATGCGCTGGAAACGTCATGCACGCGATGAATGACGAGCTAAATATCAAAAAAATGGGCGGACTTTATAAATTTATGAAGCCAACTGCACTTCTTTCTATCATCGCAAGCTGCGCGCTGGCTGGCTTTTATCCATTTGCTGGCTTTTTTTCTAAAGATAAAATTTTAGAAGTCGCCTTTAGTGAAAATCAAATTTTGTGGGCCGTCTTGCTATTTGGCGCGGTGCTTACGGCATTTTATAGCTTTAGGCTTGTCATGCTAGTCTTTTTTGCAAAGCCAAAGAGCGACACTCATGCACATGAGGCCAAAAACTACATGCTTGTTGGCATGAGTGTGCTTGGCGTTCCCTCAGTCATTAGTGGCTTTTTTTGGAGCAACTTTAGTGAGTTTTTAAGTAATAGCCTTGGGGATTTTAAGCTAAATTTATCTCACAGCAGTGAAATTTTCTTACTCGTTTTAACACTTACTTTAGTGCTTGCAAGTGCTGGCTTTGCAGTCTTTGCTTATAAAAAAGAAATTTTTAAAGAGAGCATTTGCGAGAGTAAAATTTACAAAATTTTGCAAAATGCCTACTTTATCCCAAAATTTTATGAGAAATTTTTTATAAATGGCTACGCTTTTATCTCTAAAATTTGCAAGAAATTTGATGAGATGATAGTTGATAAAAGTGTCGATTTTGTCGCATTTGTGGTTACTAAATTTGCATATCTTGCAAATAAAATGCAAAGTGGCGATCTAAGCGTCATGCTTAGGTTTATGGTCGCAGGATTTGCCTTGCTTTTAAGCTTTATATTTTTATTAAACGGAGCCAAATAA